The following proteins come from a genomic window of Pseudomonadota bacterium:
- a CDS encoding Bax inhibitor-1/YccA family protein, which translates to MNTYATGAVSTRTSAISTIRVLRNTYALLALTLLFSAVTAGITMALNLPHPGLLLTLAGYFGLLFLATRFRNSGTGLVMVFALTGFMGYTLGPLLNAYLGTAAGPQLVMTALGGTGVTFLGLSGYALASRRDFSFMGGFLMAGMLVAFLAGLGALFFELPGLALAVSAMFVLLMSGLILFETGNIIRGGETNYVMATVTLYVSIYNLFTSLLHLIGAAGGQE; encoded by the coding sequence ATGAACACTTATGCTACCGGCGCTGTCAGCACCCGCACAAGCGCAATCAGTACCATACGCGTCCTGCGCAATACCTATGCGCTGCTCGCGCTGACCCTGCTGTTCAGCGCGGTCACCGCCGGTATCACGATGGCGCTGAACCTGCCGCACCCTGGGCTGCTTCTGACGCTGGCCGGCTACTTCGGTCTGCTGTTCCTGGCCACCCGCTTCCGCAACAGCGGTACGGGCCTGGTCATGGTGTTCGCCCTGACCGGCTTCATGGGTTACACCCTTGGGCCGCTGCTCAATGCCTACCTGGGCACGGCTGCCGGCCCGCAGCTTGTGATGACCGCACTCGGCGGCACCGGCGTTACGTTCCTCGGCCTGTCGGGCTACGCCCTGGCCAGCCGCAGGGACTTCAGCTTCATGGGCGGCTTTCTGATGGCGGGCATGCTAGTGGCTTTCCTGGCCGGCCTGGGCGCCCTGTTCTTCGAACTCCCCGGCCTAGCACTCGCCGTTTCCGCGATGTTCGTACTGTTGATGTCCGGCCTGATCCTGTTCGAAACGGGCAACATCATCCGCGGCGGCGAGACAAATTATGTCATGGCGACCGTGACACTGTACGTCTCGATCTACAACCTCTTCACCAGCCTGCTGCACCTGATCGGTGCCGCAGGCGGACAGGAGTAA
- a CDS encoding cobalamin B12-binding domain-containing protein: MNGNHSISEVSSIAGIPKDLLRMWERRYGYPQPLRNSHGDRIYTDEQLEKLILIRQLQEQGKRPGKLMQLDISQLKALRQAPAPSVDLERLAVLLKAGDAGKLSSWLREQLLALGLRSFIHRIMVPANKLVGEAWSQGEMAIFEEHLYTELMKNLIRQSLSEQQLENRGPRVMLTTVPGEKHSLGLLMVEALLRLGGAQVITFGVEMPFRDIREAALSHQVEIIGLSFSAGFKPEDALVMLSGLRQIVDRKVRIWVGAGHSTG; encoded by the coding sequence ATGAACGGGAATCACAGCATCAGCGAGGTCTCGAGCATCGCGGGGATCCCCAAGGATCTGCTGCGGATGTGGGAACGTCGCTACGGCTATCCGCAACCGTTGCGGAATTCCCACGGCGACCGTATCTATACGGACGAGCAGCTCGAGAAGCTGATCCTGATCCGGCAGCTGCAGGAGCAGGGCAAGCGTCCGGGCAAGCTGATGCAGCTCGACATCAGCCAGCTCAAAGCCCTGCGGCAGGCGCCTGCGCCCAGCGTAGATCTGGAGCGGTTGGCCGTTCTGCTCAAGGCGGGCGATGCCGGCAAGTTGAGCAGCTGGTTACGCGAACAGCTGCTGGCACTGGGGCTGCGGTCCTTCATCCACCGCATCATGGTGCCGGCCAACAAGCTGGTGGGAGAGGCATGGTCGCAGGGAGAGATGGCAATCTTCGAGGAGCATCTCTATACCGAGCTGATGAAGAACCTGATCCGCCAATCACTCAGCGAACAGCAGCTCGAGAACAGAGGGCCGCGAGTGATGCTGACTACGGTGCCTGGAGAGAAGCACAGCCTCGGTCTGTTGATGGTGGAAGCCCTCCTGCGGCTCGGCGGCGCACAGGTGATCACCTTCGGTGTCGAGATGCCTTTCCGGGATATCCGGGAGGCCGCCCTCAGCCACCAGGTCGAAATCATCGGTCTCTCATTCAGTGCCGGGTTTAAGCCCGAGGACGCGCTCGTGATGCTGAGCGGCTTGCGCCAGATCGTTGATAGGAAGGTGCGTATCTGGGTCGGGGCGGGGCATTCGACGGGATAA
- a CDS encoding nuclear transport factor 2 family protein, producing the protein MTLQRVIDWYQRLTPESLAELPEIYHEQARFHDPFNDVSGHAAIAAVFRHMFENTGQPAFLVTDSQQTGATAWVSWVFSGRLRRRDFAIEGVTRLDFADDGRVIEHLDYWDASRLLAELPLVGRIVRLVRGRMRPNTGVR; encoded by the coding sequence ATGACACTGCAGCGAGTGATCGACTGGTACCAGCGCCTGACTCCGGAGAGCCTGGCTGAGCTGCCCGAGATCTACCATGAGCAGGCGCGTTTTCACGATCCCTTCAATGATGTCAGCGGCCATGCCGCCATTGCCGCGGTATTCCGGCATATGTTCGAAAATACCGGGCAGCCGGCATTCCTGGTTACGGACAGCCAGCAAACGGGTGCCACCGCCTGGGTCAGTTGGGTGTTCAGCGGCAGGCTGCGTCGCAGGGATTTTGCGATCGAGGGCGTCACGCGTCTCGATTTTGCGGATGATGGCCGGGTGATCGAGCACCTGGATTATTGGGATGCCTCGCGGCTGTTAGCAGAGTTGCCACTGGTGGGTAGAATAGTACGTTTGGTCAGAGGTAGGATGAGACCGAACACCGGGGTCCGATGA
- a CDS encoding SDR family NAD(P)-dependent oxidoreductase, whose translation MSVNPKIKDWQGVRVWIIGAGSGIGAALATQLREAGARLMLSGRHEPALREVSAPGDLIAPLDVRDLSSLQQAMGLALEEGEVDMVIYCAGVYSPMRSWELDPERVREALEINLQGVFNLLAAVIPRFLEAGGNLCLVGSVAGYTGLPKALVYGPTKAALINLAQILHTDLSPRGIGVYLVNPGFVDTRLTRQNDFTMPALITPEQAAREIIEGVGKGRFEIHFPKRFTRWMKLLSCLPDRLRLYLLRRAVA comes from the coding sequence ATGAGCGTGAATCCCAAAATCAAGGACTGGCAAGGCGTTCGCGTCTGGATCATCGGCGCCGGCAGTGGCATCGGTGCGGCATTGGCGACCCAACTCAGGGAGGCAGGGGCCCGGCTCATGTTAAGCGGCCGCCATGAACCGGCTTTGCGCGAGGTTTCCGCGCCGGGTGATCTGATTGCACCGCTTGATGTCAGAGACCTGTCGAGCCTGCAGCAGGCCATGGGACTTGCGCTGGAGGAGGGGGAAGTGGACATGGTCATCTACTGCGCCGGTGTCTATTCACCGATGCGCAGCTGGGAACTGGATCCGGAACGGGTGCGGGAGGCCCTGGAGATCAATTTGCAGGGGGTTTTCAACTTGCTTGCAGCGGTGATTCCGCGTTTTCTGGAAGCCGGCGGCAATCTCTGTCTGGTCGGCAGCGTGGCGGGTTACACCGGACTGCCAAAGGCCCTGGTCTATGGGCCCACCAAGGCGGCACTGATCAATCTTGCGCAAATTCTGCATACCGATCTTTCGCCCCGGGGTATCGGTGTCTACCTGGTCAATCCCGGTTTCGTCGACACCCGCCTGACCCGTCAGAACGATTTCACAATGCCGGCCCTGATCACCCCGGAGCAGGCGGCTCGGGAGATCATAGAGGGTGTTGGCAAGGGCCGATTCGAGATTCATTTTCCCAAGCGTTTCACCCGCTGGATGAAGCTGCTCAGCTGCCTGCCGGACCGGCTCCGGCTCTACCTGCTGCGCCGGGCGGTGGCCTGA